A window of the Bacteroides thetaiotaomicron VPI-5482 genome harbors these coding sequences:
- the metF gene encoding methylenetetrahydrofolate reductase [NAD(P)H], with protein MRVIDLIHNSEKTAFSFEILPPLKGTGIEKLYQTVDTLREFDPKYINITTHRSEYVYKDLGNGLFQRNRLRRRPGTVAVAAAIQNKYNITVVPHILCSGFTREETEYVLLDLQFLNITDLLVLRGDKAKHESVFTPEGDGYHHAIELQEQINNFNKGIFVDGSEMKVTNSPFSYGVACYPEKHEEAPNIESDLFWLKKKVEAGAEYAVTQLFYDNKKYFEFVEQAKAAGINVPIIPGIKPFKKLSQLSMVPKTFKVDLPEDLVKEALKCKNDKEAEQVGIEWCVAQCKELMAHGVPSIHFYSIGAVDSIKEVAKIIY; from the coding sequence ATGAGAGTAATTGATTTAATACATAACAGCGAAAAAACAGCTTTCTCTTTCGAAATCCTTCCTCCACTGAAAGGTACAGGCATCGAAAAGCTGTATCAGACTGTCGATACCCTTCGGGAGTTTGATCCGAAATATATCAATATCACCACGCATCGCAGCGAATACGTATATAAGGATCTGGGCAACGGACTTTTCCAGCGAAACCGGCTGAGAAGACGCCCGGGGACTGTTGCCGTAGCTGCCGCTATCCAGAACAAGTATAATATAACGGTGGTTCCGCACATACTGTGCAGCGGCTTCACCCGTGAAGAAACCGAATATGTACTGCTCGACCTGCAATTCCTCAATATCACCGATCTGCTGGTACTTCGGGGAGATAAGGCCAAACATGAATCAGTATTCACTCCCGAGGGCGACGGATACCATCATGCTATCGAGTTGCAGGAGCAAATCAATAACTTCAATAAGGGAATCTTTGTAGACGGTTCGGAGATGAAAGTAACCAACAGCCCGTTCTCCTACGGTGTGGCTTGCTATCCGGAGAAGCACGAGGAGGCTCCCAACATCGAATCCGATCTCTTCTGGCTGAAAAAGAAAGTAGAAGCAGGTGCGGAATATGCTGTGACACAGTTATTCTACGACAATAAGAAATACTTCGAATTTGTAGAGCAAGCGAAGGCAGCAGGTATCAATGTACCTATCATTCCGGGCATCAAGCCATTCAAGAAGTTATCTCAACTCAGCATGGTGCCCAAGACATTCAAAGTAGACTTGCCGGAAGATTTGGTCAAGGAGGCTTTGAAATGCAAGAACGACAAGGAAGCCGAACAGGTTGGTATCGAATGGTGTGTCGCCCAATGCAAAGAGTTAATGGCACATGGAGTGCCAAGCATCCACTTCTACTCCATCGGAGCAGTGGACAGTATCAAAGAAGTGGCTAAAATCATTTATTGA
- the rodA gene encoding rod shape-determining protein RodA, which translates to MVTRNDSLWKTLDWVTIGIYLLLIVGGWFSVCGASYDYGDRDFFDFSTRAGKQFVWIICSFGLGFVLLMLEDRMYDMFAYIIYVGMIVLLIVTIFIAPDTKGSRSWLVMGPVSLQPAEFAKFATALALAKYMNSYSFSIKKEKCAFVLGFIILLPMLLIIGQRETGSALVYLAFFLVLYREGMPGVVLFAGLCAVIYFVVGIRFDEVFIADTPTPLGEFIVLLLILLFAGGMVWVYPKKWEPTRNIIGGSLIILLIAYLISEYGIHFSLVWVQWGLCVLVIGYLLYLALRERQRSYFLIALFAIGSIGFLYSSNYVFDNILESHQQIRIKVVLGMEEDLTGAGYNVNQSKIAIGSGGLTGKGFLNGTQTKLKYVPEQDTDFIFCTVGEEQGFVGSAAVLLAFLILILRLIALSERQTSIFARVYGYSVVSIFLFHLFINVGMVLGLTPVIGIPLPFFSYGGSSLWGFTILLFIFLRLDAGRGRRL; encoded by the coding sequence ATGGTAACGAGGAACGATAGTTTGTGGAAAACACTGGATTGGGTAACGATTGGTATCTATCTGCTTTTGATTGTCGGCGGATGGTTCAGCGTTTGCGGTGCCAGCTATGACTATGGCGATCGTGACTTCTTTGATTTCTCTACCCGTGCCGGAAAGCAGTTTGTATGGATTATCTGCTCCTTTGGTCTGGGATTTGTTTTGCTGATGCTGGAAGACCGGATGTATGATATGTTCGCGTACATTATATATGTAGGGATGATTGTGCTGCTTATTGTTACCATCTTTATCGCACCGGATACGAAAGGGTCGCGTTCGTGGCTGGTGATGGGGCCGGTCAGCTTGCAACCCGCCGAGTTTGCCAAGTTTGCTACGGCACTGGCGCTGGCGAAATATATGAACTCATACTCATTCAGCATAAAGAAAGAAAAGTGTGCCTTCGTCTTGGGCTTTATCATTCTTCTTCCGATGCTCCTGATTATCGGACAGCGGGAGACGGGGTCGGCATTAGTTTATCTTGCCTTCTTTTTGGTGCTTTATCGGGAAGGAATGCCCGGTGTAGTGCTTTTTGCCGGTTTGTGTGCAGTGATTTACTTTGTTGTCGGCATCCGTTTTGACGAGGTCTTTATTGCCGATACTCCCACACCGTTGGGCGAATTTATCGTGTTGTTATTGATTCTGTTGTTTGCCGGAGGAATGGTATGGGTGTACCCCAAAAAGTGGGAACCCACACGGAACATTATCGGAGGAAGCCTGATCATTCTGCTTATCGCATATTTAATATCGGAATACGGAATACACTTTAGTCTGGTATGGGTGCAATGGGGGCTTTGTGTTCTTGTGATAGGTTATCTGCTCTATCTGGCATTGAGAGAGCGTCAACGTTCCTATTTCCTGATTGCTCTGTTTGCCATTGGCTCTATCGGCTTCCTGTATTCCAGTAACTACGTATTTGATAATATCTTGGAATCCCATCAGCAAATCCGCATCAAGGTTGTACTCGGTATGGAAGAAGACCTGACGGGAGCGGGATATAATGTCAATCAGTCAAAGATAGCCATCGGTTCCGGTGGATTGACTGGAAAAGGCTTTCTGAATGGCACACAGACGAAACTGAAATATGTGCCCGAACAAGATACTGACTTTATCTTCTGCACAGTGGGAGAGGAGCAGGGATTTGTCGGTTCGGCTGCTGTCCTGTTGGCTTTCCTTATATTGATTCTGAGACTGATTGCTTTATCCGAGCGGCAGACTTCCATTTTTGCACGTGTCTATGGTTATTCCGTTGTCAGTATCTTCCTTTTCCATCTTTTTATTAATGTCGGGATGGTGCTTGGGCTGACTCCGGTCATTGGTATTCCTTTACCGTTCTTCAGTTACGGAGGTTCTTCCTTGTGGGGATTCACCATTTTATTGTTTATCTTCCTGAGGCTGGATGCCGGAAGAGGCAGAAGGCTTTAA
- a CDS encoding transposase, with product MKYSKKKYNYYSDDERMSYIREYLSSPESKSEFCKRHGFCAKLLTYWLNKYQIEDKDMGRSSKPVNSDAIDSSISELQKELSLLRAENRKLHRALADESLRHEACEELINLAESTYHIKVRKNSDAK from the coding sequence ATGAAATATTCGAAAAAGAAGTACAACTATTACAGTGATGATGAACGAATGTCTTATATTCGTGAGTATTTATCAAGTCCCGAGAGCAAATCTGAGTTTTGTAAGCGTCACGGCTTTTGTGCCAAGCTTCTTACTTATTGGCTTAACAAGTATCAAATAGAAGACAAAGATATGGGTAGATCCTCTAAACCAGTAAATAGCGATGCTATTGATTCTAGTATTTCTGAGCTCCAGAAAGAACTATCGCTATTGCGTGCTGAGAACCGTAAACTTCATCGGGCTCTTGCTGATGAGAGTTTACGTCACGAGGCGTGCGAAGAACTCATCAATCTTGCTGAATCCACGTATCATATCAAGGTACGAAAAAACTCCGATGCCAAGTAA
- the gldH gene encoding gliding motility lipoprotein GldH: protein MKSLLRNSLFCLFGACLMAACNENTVYHSYQSLPNEGWGKSDTLSFQCPVTDSIPGTLRLFAEVRNRSEYPYRNLYLFIHENLLDSTVWRTDTIAVNLADSTGRWTGNGWGSIYQTAVFVKSVRPLHPGNYTVKIVHGMQDEKLTGLNDVGIRIEKQGE from the coding sequence ATGAAAAGCCTGCTCAGGAATAGCTTATTTTGTTTATTCGGTGCCTGCCTCATGGCAGCCTGTAATGAAAATACCGTGTATCACTCCTACCAGTCCCTGCCCAATGAGGGATGGGGAAAGAGTGATACACTCTCTTTTCAGTGTCCTGTTACGGACAGTATTCCTGGTACACTCAGATTATTTGCGGAAGTTCGCAACAGAAGTGAATACCCTTACCGCAACCTTTACTTATTCATTCATGAGAATCTGCTCGACTCCACAGTATGGCGCACTGACACGATAGCGGTCAACCTGGCTGATTCCACAGGAAGATGGACAGGCAATGGGTGGGGAAGTATCTATCAAACAGCAGTTTTTGTCAAATCTGTCCGCCCGCTGCATCCCGGAAACTACACAGTTAAGATTGTGCACGGAATGCAGGATGAGAAATTAACCGGACTCAATGACGTCGGTATCCGGATTGAAAAACAAGGAGAATAG
- a CDS encoding tail fiber domain-containing protein, translating to MKSLFFKSILLVVFLAVAVLANAQIKYYSNGKLTIGNTEPYSFYHTTFSGNGIYMKCNASNFFQIDCSPAATRLASHYDQVVFYNTASGVYNSIQVKNVYNYSDARAKININPLGYGLNVLSKLNAVSYDFKDKNEPAAAAFRVGGDGKEIGLLAQEVEKVLPNIVLTDPDGNKLISYTAIIPIMIQSIKELKAEVEALKANK from the coding sequence ATGAAATCATTATTTTTTAAAAGTATACTCTTAGTGGTATTCTTGGCTGTTGCAGTTCTTGCAAATGCACAAATTAAGTATTATTCGAATGGTAAATTAACTATTGGCAATACCGAACCTTATTCATTTTATCATACGACGTTTAGTGGAAACGGAATATATATGAAATGTAATGCTAGTAACTTCTTTCAAATTGATTGTAGCCCGGCTGCAACTCGATTGGCTAGTCATTATGATCAAGTTGTTTTCTATAATACAGCATCCGGAGTATATAATAGTATTCAGGTGAAAAATGTATATAACTATTCTGATGCTAGAGCAAAAATTAATATTAATCCATTAGGTTATGGTTTAAATGTTCTGTCTAAACTGAATGCTGTAAGTTATGATTTCAAAGATAAGAATGAACCGGCAGCTGCTGCTTTTCGAGTAGGTGGAGATGGTAAAGAAATTGGGTTGTTGGCTCAGGAAGTTGAGAAAGTTCTTCCGAATATAGTATTGACTGACCCGGATGGGAATAAACTAATTAGTTATACAGCAATTATTCCTATAATGATACAATCAATCAAGGAATTAAAAGCAGAAGTTGAGGCTTTGAAAGCAAATAAATAG
- a CDS encoding ferritin-like domain-containing protein, with translation MARESVKILQGKLDVESLISQLNAALSEEWLAYYQYWVGALVVEGAMRADVQGEFEEHAEEERRHAQLLADRIIELEGVPVLDPKKWFELARCKYDAPQGFDSVSLLKDNVASERCAILRYQEIADFTNGKDFTTCDIAKHILAEEEEHEQDLQDYLTDIARMKKSFLDK, from the coding sequence ATGGCTAGAGAAAGCGTAAAAATCTTACAAGGAAAGCTTGATGTAGAAAGCTTGATTTCACAGTTGAATGCAGCATTGTCCGAAGAATGGTTGGCATATTACCAATACTGGGTAGGTGCATTAGTAGTAGAAGGCGCCATGCGTGCAGATGTACAAGGCGAATTCGAAGAACATGCGGAAGAAGAACGCAGACATGCGCAACTGCTTGCCGACCGCATTATCGAACTGGAAGGAGTACCCGTATTGGACCCGAAGAAATGGTTCGAACTGGCAAGATGCAAATATGATGCTCCCCAAGGGTTTGATTCTGTAAGTCTGCTAAAAGATAATGTAGCTTCTGAGCGTTGCGCAATACTGCGTTATCAGGAAATTGCTGACTTTACCAATGGAAAAGATTTCACTACTTGCGACATTGCCAAGCATATCCTTGCTGAAGAAGAAGAGCATGAACAAGATCTTCAGGATTACCTGACTGACATTGCCAGAATGAAAAAATCATTTCTCGACAAGTAA
- a CDS encoding ATP-binding protein has product MFFRDVIGQEEIKQRLIQEVSEGRIPHAQLICGPEGVGKMPLAIAYARYISCTNRGETDACGVCPSCVKFNKLVHPDVHFVFPIVKSSKGKREVCDDYIADWRPFVLKNPYFNLNHWLREMDAENAQAIIYAKESDEILKKLSLKSSEGGFKITILWLPEKMYPVCANKLLKLLEEPPEKTIFLLVSEAPEMILPTILSRTQRMNVRKIDEPAIDRVLQSKYGIQPADSLSIAHLANGNFIKALETIHLNEENQLFFDLFVSLMRLSYQRKIREMKLWSEQVAGMGRERQKNFLEYCQRMIRENFIFNLHQRDLTYMTINEQNFASRFAPFVNERNVIGIMDELSEAQLHIEQNVNAKMVFFDFSLKMIVLLKQ; this is encoded by the coding sequence ATGTTTTTCAGAGACGTAATCGGACAAGAAGAAATCAAGCAACGACTCATTCAGGAAGTGAGTGAAGGGCGCATACCGCATGCCCAACTGATCTGTGGCCCCGAAGGAGTCGGTAAGATGCCGCTGGCTATCGCTTATGCCCGCTACATCAGTTGCACCAACCGGGGTGAGACGGATGCCTGCGGAGTATGTCCGTCGTGTGTGAAATTCAATAAACTGGTACATCCGGACGTACATTTCGTATTCCCCATCGTGAAAAGTTCTAAAGGAAAACGGGAAGTGTGCGACGACTATATCGCCGACTGGAGACCATTCGTTCTGAAGAATCCGTACTTCAACCTGAATCACTGGCTGAGAGAAATGGATGCCGAGAATGCACAGGCCATCATCTACGCAAAAGAGAGCGATGAAATCCTGAAGAAACTCAGCCTCAAATCGAGCGAAGGAGGATTCAAGATCACGATTCTCTGGTTGCCCGAAAAGATGTATCCGGTATGTGCCAACAAATTATTGAAATTGCTCGAAGAGCCACCTGAGAAAACTATCTTCCTGCTCGTATCGGAAGCTCCGGAAATGATTCTGCCTACTATTCTGAGCCGTACTCAACGCATGAACGTGCGAAAAATAGACGAACCGGCCATCGACCGCGTATTGCAGTCCAAATACGGTATCCAGCCTGCCGACAGCCTTTCCATTGCCCATCTGGCAAACGGGAACTTTATCAAAGCACTGGAAACTATTCATCTGAATGAAGAGAATCAGCTCTTCTTCGACTTATTTGTCAGCCTGATGCGATTGTCCTATCAACGGAAAATCAGGGAAATGAAGCTCTGGAGCGAACAGGTTGCCGGCATGGGACGTGAACGCCAGAAGAACTTTCTGGAATACTGCCAGCGCATGATCCGCGAAAACTTTATATTCAATCTCCATCAGCGTGATCTGACATACATGACAATCAACGAACAGAATTTCGCCTCTCGCTTTGCTCCTTTCGTCAACGAAAGGAACGTAATAGGCATCATGGATGAACTAAGCGAAGCGCAACTGCATATAGAACAAAATGTAAATGCCAAGATGGTATTTTTCGACTTCTCTCTGAAGATGATCGTACTGTTGAAGCAATAA
- a CDS encoding tetratricopeptide repeat protein, giving the protein MKHLSYVLTLVLIFFVACRRQQSVSTPLNAAERILKDNPDSAFRIIQSIPYPDKLDKEDLVRWCLIAGKAADKLNTSLPPSYYFDHAYSWLIKYGITKDQVDIGLFWGRSLVADGEYDKAMSIYAEVLAIAKEKELYNEAGYICTYIADLYDFRDMQKEARHQYEEAQGLFKKAGNIKSHVFALQNIAREWAFFDSLECALKYMGIADSIAQQLNDNEVSSSLDNAFGNIYLALNQYSKAEYHFLKSTSLDKENELYNTNCLIKLYLQVGDILKARELLYTLPLDSSEYEYGIERAFYRVTKAEGSYKEALKHLETCESISDSITILQNNTKILEVEKKFNNLRLKEKNHQLELTQQKYMIIICICLIFGIAITLLYLLYRQKTKNEMNKQALELNNIKLELANAFIELDKKKNQLVVSQKENESSQSRLENEIKNLTSNYKKLQRRRIVTSIIFRKLVNIAERSTNCNEPLLTEQLWFSIVSEITETYPNLKMYLLERYPNLSSQEWEYCCLCMFNFDSKTEARLLGINPSSVSTKRLRFRQKLGISAL; this is encoded by the coding sequence ATGAAACATTTATCATATGTGTTAACACTAGTGCTAATATTTTTTGTAGCTTGTAGACGGCAACAATCAGTGTCTACTCCGTTAAATGCTGCAGAGCGAATACTCAAAGACAATCCGGATAGTGCTTTTCGTATTATACAAAGTATTCCTTATCCTGATAAACTGGATAAGGAAGATTTAGTGCGTTGGTGCTTGATAGCTGGTAAAGCTGCTGACAAATTGAATACGTCTCTTCCTCCTTCTTACTATTTCGATCATGCATATTCTTGGCTGATTAAATATGGAATAACTAAAGATCAAGTAGATATAGGGTTGTTTTGGGGGCGCTCTCTAGTGGCTGATGGGGAATATGATAAGGCAATGAGCATTTATGCAGAAGTATTGGCAATCGCAAAAGAGAAAGAACTATATAATGAAGCAGGCTATATATGTACGTATATAGCTGATCTATATGATTTTAGGGATATGCAAAAGGAGGCCAGACATCAATATGAAGAAGCTCAAGGACTGTTTAAGAAAGCGGGAAATATCAAAAGTCATGTATTTGCTTTACAAAATATAGCTCGTGAATGGGCCTTTTTCGATTCTCTGGAATGTGCTTTAAAATATATGGGAATAGCGGATTCTATTGCCCAGCAGTTGAATGATAATGAGGTTAGCTCTTCTCTAGATAATGCTTTTGGTAACATTTATTTGGCCTTGAACCAATACTCTAAAGCAGAATATCATTTCCTTAAATCAACATCTTTGGATAAAGAAAATGAATTGTATAATACAAACTGTCTGATCAAGCTATATCTGCAAGTAGGTGATATTTTAAAAGCTCGTGAGCTTTTGTATACACTACCTTTAGATAGCTCTGAATATGAATATGGTATAGAGCGGGCTTTTTATCGGGTAACTAAAGCGGAAGGTAGCTATAAAGAAGCACTTAAACATTTAGAAACATGTGAATCCATTAGTGACTCTATTACTATACTACAGAATAATACAAAAATACTGGAAGTAGAAAAGAAATTTAATAATTTGAGGCTTAAAGAAAAGAATCATCAATTGGAACTCACTCAGCAAAAGTATATGATTATAATTTGTATATGTTTGATTTTTGGTATAGCTATCACATTACTCTATTTGCTGTACAGGCAAAAAACCAAAAATGAAATGAATAAGCAAGCCCTTGAGTTGAATAATATAAAACTAGAGTTGGCTAATGCCTTTATAGAGTTGGATAAAAAGAAAAATCAATTAGTGGTTTCGCAAAAAGAGAATGAAAGTAGTCAAAGTCGATTAGAAAATGAAATTAAAAACTTAACCTCTAATTATAAGAAATTGCAGCGAAGAAGAATTGTTACGTCAATAATTTTTAGAAAATTAGTGAATATCGCTGAACGTAGTACGAATTGCAATGAACCATTACTAACGGAGCAATTATGGTTCTCTATTGTTTCTGAAATAACAGAAACTTATCCGAATTTAAAAATGTATTTATTAGAACGATACCCAAATTTATCAAGTCAGGAATGGGAATATTGTTGTTTATGCATGTTTAATTTTGATTCGAAAACCGAAGCTAGATTGCTTGGTATTAATCCTAGTTCAGTTTCTACAAAGCGATTAAGATTCAGACAAAAATTGGGAATCTCTGCTTTATAG
- the ricT gene encoding regulatory iron-sulfur-containing complex subunit RicT encodes MEYKLHNGSGGLCCKGCSRQDKKLNTYDWLADIPGNAEECDMVEVQFKNTRKGYYRNSNKIKLEKGDIVAVEAAPGHDIGVVTLTGRLVPLQMKKANFKTDVEIKRIYRKAKPVDMEKFNEAKAKEHATMIRARQIALNLNLDMKIGDVEYQGDGNKAIFYYIADERVDFRQLIKVLAEAFRVRIEMKQIGARQEAGRIGGIGPCGRELCCATWMTSFVSVSTSAARFQDISLNPQKLAGQCAKLKCCLNYEVDCYVEAQKRLPSKEIELETKDGTFYFFKADILSNHVSYSTDKNFPANLVTISGKRAFEVIAMNKKGMKPDSLLEAEVKQESKKPIDLLEQESLTRFDRNRNNKDGNNGNRNKKKRKGNNDNRPQAQAESGNRPQQPQRGENENRPQPSENGNRGERGDRENRPRNNNNNNRNRGQNQGRNNENRRPERGQNQERPQNPNRPQNQERSQNQERPVNQERNQERNQERPQNRERQPKQERPQNQERPQEQGRQPNQERIPRPERNSNQEKPQNNEKPAQE; translated from the coding sequence ATGGAATATAAGCTTCATAATGGGAGCGGCGGTCTTTGCTGCAAAGGATGCTCCCGACAAGATAAGAAACTGAACACTTACGATTGGCTGGCAGACATACCAGGCAACGCGGAAGAGTGTGATATGGTGGAAGTGCAATTTAAAAACACCCGAAAAGGCTATTACCGCAACAGCAATAAGATCAAACTGGAAAAGGGAGACATCGTTGCCGTAGAAGCTGCTCCGGGCCATGACATCGGCGTCGTGACCCTGACGGGAAGACTCGTCCCGCTGCAAATGAAGAAGGCCAACTTCAAGACTGATGTTGAAATAAAGAGAATCTACCGGAAAGCAAAACCGGTGGATATGGAGAAATTCAACGAAGCGAAAGCAAAGGAACATGCGACCATGATCCGTGCCCGCCAGATCGCACTGAACCTGAACCTGGATATGAAAATCGGTGATGTGGAATATCAGGGCGACGGCAATAAGGCCATCTTCTACTACATTGCTGACGAACGTGTGGACTTCCGCCAACTGATTAAGGTACTTGCCGAAGCTTTCCGTGTCCGTATTGAAATGAAACAAATCGGTGCACGACAGGAAGCAGGACGTATCGGAGGTATCGGTCCTTGCGGACGGGAGCTTTGCTGCGCTACTTGGATGACGAGCTTTGTATCGGTATCTACAAGTGCCGCCCGCTTTCAGGACATTTCACTGAATCCTCAAAAGCTTGCCGGACAGTGCGCAAAGTTAAAGTGTTGTCTCAACTATGAGGTGGACTGCTATGTGGAAGCTCAGAAGCGCCTCCCTTCCAAAGAAATCGAACTGGAAACAAAGGACGGCACTTTCTACTTCTTCAAGGCTGATATTCTGAGTAATCATGTTTCTTACTCTACGGACAAGAACTTCCCCGCCAATCTGGTAACAATCAGTGGAAAACGTGCCTTTGAGGTAATTGCCATGAACAAGAAAGGAATGAAACCGGATAGTCTGCTCGAAGCTGAAGTGAAGCAAGAATCCAAAAAGCCGATTGACTTGCTGGAACAGGAAAGCCTCACCCGCTTCGACCGTAACCGAAATAATAAGGACGGAAACAACGGTAACCGGAACAAGAAGAAGAGAAAAGGAAATAATGACAACCGCCCGCAGGCACAGGCCGAAAGTGGAAATCGTCCGCAGCAACCTCAGAGGGGGGAGAACGAGAATCGTCCCCAACCGTCAGAGAACGGCAACAGAGGAGAAAGAGGAGACAGAGAAAATCGTCCGAGAAACAATAACAATAATAACCGGAACAGAGGACAGAATCAAGGACGGAATAATGAGAACAGACGTCCGGAAAGAGGACAGAATCAGGAACGTCCACAGAATCCGAACCGTCCGCAGAATCAAGAGCGTTCACAAAATCAAGAGCGTCCGGTAAATCAGGAACGCAATCAAGAACGTAATCAAGAGCGTCCGCAGAATAGAGAACGGCAACCCAAACAGGAACGTCCTCAAAATCAGGAACGCCCGCAGGAACAAGGAAGACAACCCAACCAGGAACGTATTCCCAGACCTGAAAGAAATTCGAATCAAGAGAAACCGCAAAATAATGAAAAGCCTGCTCAGGAATAG
- a CDS encoding IS3 family transposase codes for MSQRYSSRRKRGCIKFLCDYFGITRQGYYKHVNRHLEVDILTTSIVLYCKELLELMPKAGMRELYACCVSKFGPKMVIGRDRCYDIFRSNGLCQRTSRKRPKTTNSNHNYYIYPDLLNVAPKFVATRLGAMVVADITYVNTGQGWAYLSLLTDASSRAIVGYALYKTLETEGPLKALEMAISFYEKYHIDMSTLIHHSDRGVQYCSNKYVERLKEHQINISMTQCGDPLHNALAERMNNTIKNGWLFDCDDESFEQVSKRIEDAVYVYNHVRPHQGINMRTPMEVVSETGGLTA; via the coding sequence TTGTCACAGAGGTACTCATCCCGACGCAAACGTGGTTGTATAAAGTTCCTCTGTGATTACTTCGGCATAACCCGACAAGGTTATTACAAGCATGTGAACCGACATTTGGAGGTTGATATCCTTACCACAAGCATCGTGTTGTACTGCAAAGAACTGTTGGAACTCATGCCCAAAGCTGGTATGCGCGAGTTATACGCCTGCTGCGTGAGTAAGTTTGGACCAAAGATGGTTATCGGTCGTGATCGTTGTTATGACATTTTTCGCTCCAATGGTTTGTGTCAACGTACAAGTCGCAAGCGTCCTAAAACAACGAATTCGAACCATAATTACTATATCTACCCCGATCTGTTGAATGTTGCACCCAAATTTGTCGCTACAAGATTGGGCGCTATGGTAGTGGCGGATATAACCTACGTAAACACCGGTCAGGGCTGGGCTTACCTCTCGTTGCTTACCGATGCGTCAAGTCGTGCCATCGTGGGATATGCGCTTTACAAAACTCTTGAGACGGAGGGGCCCTTGAAAGCTTTGGAGATGGCAATATCATTCTATGAGAAGTATCACATAGACATGAGCACTCTTATTCATCATTCCGACCGGGGTGTCCAATATTGCTCAAATAAATATGTAGAGAGGCTTAAAGAGCATCAAATCAACATCAGTATGACGCAGTGTGGTGATCCTTTACATAATGCATTGGCTGAAAGAATGAACAACACCATTAAAAACGGTTGGCTATTCGACTGTGATGATGAGAGCTTCGAGCAAGTAAGCAAGCGCATTGAAGATGCTGTATATGTATATAATCATGTGCGGCCTCATCAAGGGATAAACATGAGGACACCTATGGAAGTGGTCAGCGAAACGGGAGGATTAACAGCATAA
- a CDS encoding DUF3244 domain-containing protein, with protein sequence MKKFELVLLVMLLIHSFSVMIEAKQHVKTKSDWVIQRTPVDPEWLKVYVDDESKRLCLNFKDSFAHIIIEVKDIEKQIVYPSIIFPVAAGEYTLYLGDPAELRDELYMYTTSTAVV encoded by the coding sequence ATGAAAAAGTTTGAGCTTGTATTATTAGTGATGTTATTAATACATAGTTTTTCAGTTATGATTGAAGCTAAACAGCATGTTAAAACTAAAAGTGATTGGGTTATACAAAGAACTCCTGTTGACCCCGAATGGCTTAAAGTGTATGTGGATGATGAAAGCAAAAGGCTCTGTCTTAATTTTAAAGACAGTTTTGCTCATATAATTATTGAGGTAAAAGATATCGAAAAACAAATCGTATATCCGTCTATAATATTCCCTGTTGCGGCAGGAGAGTATACTCTTTATTTAGGTGATCCAGCCGAATTGCGCGATGAGTTGTATATGTACACCACGAGTACAGCGGTTGTATGA